A single genomic interval of Nymphalis io chromosome 30, ilAglIoxx1.1, whole genome shotgun sequence harbors:
- the LOC126780021 gene encoding protein artemis-like produces MMSSIQYLMKSPFHGKIKEIPGVYVDNFEKAERRNARAYFLSHYNSDHIQRLHSAQLLDVLLKKNITIYTTELTAAIINDDKHDERIMKCVRALKMGSTQISLPGLPEKDIPELCLTVTLIPASHSAASTMFLFSTTTHNILFIGEYHINRKDLPSFKHLHVDDKPIKLDAMYVDTTMQHLDCENFTKRSNGVQRMIFEIRCWLNWNENNAIAIQTSDKYDYEFVFNEIYKQLNMKVFVHSERWSFYSSIQELVPGVTNNEESTRIHLCRNRSEDSSHTSCVQKCHNNYLLVDVFPMPWQNYKDGKCSVSRVTQEQRLDVCFATHCTLREIDYFVDYFAPNRIIGYPHEYAGKLERNELCYYSRIGKKRVKIPKRVDDDLKKLMFG; encoded by the exons atgatgtcatccatacAGTATCTAATGAAAAGTCCTTTCCATGGAAAAATTAAAGAGATCCCGGGTGTGTATGTTGATAACTTCGAAAAAGCTGAACGTCGAAACGCTAGAGCTTACTTCCTGAGCCATTATAACTCAGACCACATACAAAGGCTACATTCAGCTCAGCTATTAGACGTTTTGTTGAAGAAGAACATCACAATATATACGACCGAGCTGACAGCAGCTATTATAAATGACGACAAACATGATGAGAGAATTATGAAATGCGTTCGAGCTCTAAAAATGG gtTCGACACAAATATCTTTGCCTGGTTTGCCTGAAAAAGACATACCGGAATTGTGTCTCACTGTCACATTGATACCAGCCAGTCACAGCGCTGCatcaacaatgtttttattctcaACAACGACACATAACATTCTGTTTATCGGAGAATACCATATCAATCGTAAAGACTTGCCAAGCTTCAAGCATCTGCATGTTGACGATAAACCCATAAAATTGGATGCGATGTATGTTGACACAACCATGCAGCATTTGGATTGCGAAAACTTCACGAAGCGATCTAACGGTGTACAAagaatgatatttgaaattagatGTTGGTTGAACTGGAATGAGAATAATGCAATTGCAATACAGACATctgataaatatgattatgaatttgtctttaatgagatatacaaacaattaaacatgaaaGTATTCGTGCATTCGGAAAGATGGAGTTTTTACag TTCAATACAGGAATTAGTGCCCGGGGTGACAAATAACGAAGAATCTACTAGAATACATTTATGTAGAAACAGAAGCGAGGATAGTTCACACACCTCATGCGTACagaaatgtcataataattacttacttgtAGATGTATTCCCTATGCCATGGCAGAATTACAAAGATGGAAAATGCTCAGTTTCGCGCGTGACCCAGGAGCAGCGGCTGGACGTGTGTTTCGCTACTCATTGTACTTTAAGAGAGATAgattattttgttgattattttgcACCGAATAGAATAATTGGTTATCCTCATGAATATGCAGGAAAGCTTGAAAGAAATGAGCTCTGTTATTATAGTAGAATTGGCAAAAAAAGAGTTAAGATACCTAAAAGAGTCGATGATGATTTGAAGAAATTGATgtttggataa